A window of Sutcliffiella cohnii contains these coding sequences:
- the flhA gene encoding flagellar biosynthesis protein FlhA, protein MSARDLSVLLSVILIVAMLIVPFPAWILSILIIINISLALVVLLTTMNVQEPLQFSIFPSLLLLLTLYRLGLNVSTTRSILSKGDAGSVVETFGTFVVGGSVIVGLVVFIILVIIQFVVITKGAERVSEVAARFTLDAMPGKQMAIDADLNAGLISEQSARERREKISKEADFYGAMDGASKFVKGDAIAGIIIVFINIIFGIVIGMIQLDLSFGEAAAKFTMLTVGDGIVSQIPALLIATSTGIVVTRAASNGNLGTDITSQLFAYPKMLYVASGTIFLLGIGTPIEPILTTPIALALGIGGFFISRSKQREEIQEEIIEEEVVTDELKSPDSVVNLLSVDPIEFEFGYGLIPLADSKQGGDLLDRIVMIRRQLALELGLVIPVVRIRDNIQLQPNEYRLKIKGSEVARGEVLLDHYLAMSPGVEEESIEGIDTIEPSFGLPAKWISEDTKDEAEMYGYTVVDPPSVVSTHITEKIKQHAHELLGRQETKQLIDHLKETSPILVEEVTPTPLNIGDVQKVLAKLLKENVSIRNLPVIFEVLADYGKVTVDTDLLTEYVRQALNKQITNQYVVPGDTLKVVTLSGKIEKLIADHIQQTEHGNFLSLDPNTSMEVVQKVAEQMDQFNIYGQTPILLCSPAVRMYVKQLIERYLQQVPVLSYNELEASVEVQSIGVVNMNE, encoded by the coding sequence ATGTCAGCAAGAGATTTATCTGTATTACTTAGTGTAATACTTATCGTTGCGATGTTAATCGTTCCATTTCCAGCATGGATATTAAGTATACTTATTATTATTAATATTTCCCTTGCCTTAGTTGTTTTACTTACAACGATGAATGTTCAAGAACCGTTACAATTTTCTATTTTTCCGTCCCTTTTACTACTATTAACTCTTTACCGTTTAGGTCTAAATGTTTCTACTACAAGGTCTATATTAAGTAAAGGGGATGCAGGTAGTGTAGTAGAAACGTTTGGAACCTTCGTAGTAGGTGGGAGTGTGATTGTCGGTTTAGTCGTATTTATCATTCTTGTCATAATCCAATTTGTTGTCATTACAAAAGGTGCGGAACGTGTATCAGAAGTTGCTGCTCGATTCACACTTGACGCGATGCCAGGAAAGCAAATGGCAATTGATGCCGATTTAAATGCTGGACTTATTTCGGAGCAATCCGCTCGTGAACGACGTGAGAAAATATCGAAAGAAGCAGACTTTTATGGAGCAATGGACGGTGCAAGTAAGTTCGTAAAAGGGGACGCGATCGCAGGTATTATCATCGTTTTTATAAATATTATTTTCGGTATAGTAATCGGAATGATTCAGTTAGACTTATCGTTTGGAGAAGCAGCTGCTAAGTTTACGATGCTTACGGTTGGAGATGGAATTGTCTCGCAAATTCCAGCTCTTTTAATTGCAACATCAACAGGTATTGTTGTTACTCGTGCAGCTTCAAATGGTAATTTAGGAACAGACATTACATCGCAGTTATTTGCCTATCCTAAAATGCTTTATGTTGCTAGTGGAACTATTTTTCTACTAGGTATAGGTACACCGATTGAACCGATTTTAACAACTCCGATCGCTTTGGCATTAGGAATTGGAGGATTCTTCATCTCCAGATCAAAACAAAGAGAAGAGATACAAGAGGAGATTATTGAAGAAGAAGTAGTGACAGACGAGCTGAAAAGCCCAGATAGTGTCGTGAATTTACTTTCGGTTGATCCGATTGAATTTGAGTTTGGTTACGGACTAATACCACTAGCGGATTCGAAGCAAGGTGGAGATTTGCTAGATCGTATTGTCATGATTAGACGTCAATTAGCACTGGAACTAGGACTTGTCATACCTGTAGTGAGAATAAGAGATAATATACAATTACAACCTAATGAGTACAGGTTAAAAATAAAAGGAAGCGAAGTAGCGAGAGGAGAAGTGTTGCTAGATCATTATTTAGCAATGAGTCCTGGGGTAGAAGAAGAATCTATTGAGGGAATCGATACGATTGAGCCATCGTTTGGCTTACCAGCTAAATGGATATCAGAAGATACAAAAGATGAAGCGGAAATGTATGGATATACTGTTGTAGATCCTCCGTCCGTTGTATCAACACATATAACAGAAAAAATTAAACAACATGCTCACGAGTTATTAGGTCGTCAAGAAACAAAACAATTGATTGACCATTTAAAGGAAACTAGTCCTATTTTAGTAGAAGAAGTAACGCCAACTCCGTTGAACATAGGAGATGTACAAAAAGTACTTGCTAAACTGTTAAAAGAAAATGTTTCTATTCGAAATTTACCAGTGATTTTTGAAGTATTAGCCGATTACGGAAAAGTGACGGTTGATACAGATCTACTAACAGAATATGTTCGACAGGCTCTAAATAAACAAATTACAAACCAATACGTTGTCCCTGGAGATACGTTAAAGGTTGTAACCCTTTCAGGTAAAATTGAAAAATTAATTGCGGATCATATTCAACAAACAGAACACGGGAATTTCCTTAGTTTAGATCCAAACACGTCAATGGAAGTTGTGCAAAAGGTCGCGGAACAAATGGACCAATTTAACATTTATGGACAAACTCCAATTTTACTTTGCTCTCCAGCGGTAAGAATGTATGTAAAGCAACTAATCGAAAGATACCTTCAACAAGTTCCAGTTTTATCATATAACGAGCTAGAAGCAAGTGTAGAGGTTCAAAGTATTGGGGTGGTGAACATGAACGAATGA
- the flhB gene encoding flagellar biosynthesis protein FlhB, with protein MVHQLKLDLQFFAGEKTEKATPKKRQDTRKKGQVAKSSDVNTAIVLLGVFLTLFAIGPFMKDSLMNLFKHSFQVYMHETITIQNVHLIFLDILGKLFVVLGPIMLAAIVSAIVANYLQVGTLFAPEAIKMKLNKLDPIQGFKRIYSVRALVELVKSLLKILFVGLVAFSILWFSVYELLKLSQQSVHAALAFLGRMTVQMGLFAGAALLFLSVFDYFYQRYDHEKNIRMSKQDIKDEYKKSEGDPLIKSKIKQKQREMAMQRMMADVPKADVIITNPTHFAICLKYDGDKMDAPYVIAKGVDFIALKIREVAKSHNITIVENKPLARALYSQTEIGDPIPEEYFQAIAEILAYVYRLKNQVK; from the coding sequence ATGGTTCATCAATTAAAGCTAGATTTGCAGTTTTTTGCCGGAGAAAAAACAGAGAAAGCAACTCCGAAAAAAAGGCAAGATACGAGAAAAAAAGGACAAGTTGCTAAAAGTTCTGATGTGAACACAGCTATCGTATTGTTAGGGGTTTTTCTAACTTTATTTGCCATTGGTCCTTTCATGAAAGATAGTCTTATGAATCTATTTAAACATTCTTTTCAAGTATATATGCATGAAACCATCACTATACAAAATGTTCATTTAATCTTTTTAGATATATTAGGAAAATTGTTTGTCGTACTTGGTCCAATTATGTTGGCCGCTATCGTTAGTGCAATTGTTGCGAACTATCTACAGGTTGGAACGTTGTTTGCTCCTGAAGCAATAAAAATGAAATTAAATAAGTTGGACCCTATTCAAGGTTTTAAACGGATCTATTCAGTACGAGCTTTAGTTGAGTTAGTAAAATCTTTATTAAAAATATTATTTGTAGGGTTAGTTGCTTTTTCTATTCTGTGGTTTAGTGTTTATGAATTGTTAAAGCTCTCACAACAAAGTGTTCATGCCGCTTTAGCCTTTTTAGGTAGAATGACCGTTCAAATGGGTCTGTTTGCAGGTGCGGCTCTTCTATTTTTATCTGTTTTTGACTATTTTTATCAAAGATACGATCACGAAAAAAACATTAGAATGTCAAAACAAGATATTAAAGACGAGTATAAGAAATCGGAAGGTGATCCGTTAATTAAATCCAAAATAAAGCAAAAGCAAAGAGAAATGGCCATGCAAAGAATGATGGCGGATGTACCAAAAGCAGATGTTATTATAACAAATCCGACTCATTTTGCTATTTGTTTAAAATATGATGGAGATAAAATGGATGCTCCTTATGTAATAGCTAAAGGAGTAGACTTTATTGCATTAAAAATACGTGAAGTTGCAAAAAGTCATAATATTACAATTGTTGAAAACAAGCCGTTAGCACGGGCTTTATATAGTCAAACAGAAATAGGAGATCCCATTCCAGAAGAGTACTTCCAAGCAATTGCTGAAATATTAGCGTATGTGTATCGTCTTAAAAATCAAGTTAAATGA
- the fliR gene encoding flagellar biosynthetic protein FliR, producing the protein MIDWLNYFPAFLLVFVRVTTFFVTLPLFSYRSVPANFKVGIAFFLSLIMAFSLDLPVIEIDGFYILLVLKELLVGLLIGLIAYMIMAAIQIAGGFIDFQMGFAIANVIDPQTGAQSPIIGQYFYIFALLLLLSVNGHHLMIDGIFYSYQLIDLTQGSLPMSDENVLEFVVQVVNTMFLVAFQLAIPIVGALFLVDVALGIVARTVPQLNVFVVGLPLKIGVSFIAILVSFTILFSLIYNLFEMMLYAMRGLMDLLGGM; encoded by the coding sequence ATGATCGATTGGTTAAACTATTTTCCAGCCTTTTTGCTAGTGTTTGTGAGGGTAACCACCTTTTTTGTAACACTCCCTCTCTTTTCTTATCGGAGTGTACCTGCAAATTTTAAAGTAGGTATTGCATTTTTTTTATCATTAATTATGGCTTTTTCATTAGACTTGCCCGTTATTGAAATAGATGGCTTTTATATTTTACTTGTTTTAAAGGAATTATTAGTAGGGTTATTAATTGGACTAATTGCTTATATGATTATGGCGGCCATTCAAATAGCAGGTGGATTTATCGATTTTCAAATGGGGTTTGCGATTGCAAACGTCATAGATCCACAAACAGGGGCACAAAGTCCAATTATCGGGCAATATTTTTATATTTTTGCATTGCTACTATTACTATCGGTAAATGGACATCACTTAATGATTGACGGGATTTTTTATAGTTATCAATTAATAGATTTAACGCAAGGTTCGTTACCAATGTCCGATGAGAATGTACTAGAATTTGTAGTTCAAGTTGTGAATACGATGTTTCTCGTAGCCTTTCAATTAGCTATTCCAATAGTGGGAGCACTTTTTTTAGTTGATGTAGCTCTTGGTATTGTGGCTAGAACAGTTCCACAACTAAATGTATTTGTTGTCGGTTTACCGTTAAAAATAGGTGTTAGTTTTATAGCAATTTTAGTATCTTTTACGATACTCTTTTCACTCATTTATAACTTGTTTGAAATGATGCTTTATGCTATGAGAGGTTTAATGGATTTACTTGGAGGAATGTAG
- the fliQ gene encoding flagellar biosynthesis protein FliQ, whose amino-acid sequence MSPEFVISMAEKGVYTILLISAPLLLLALIVGLIVSIFQATTQIQEQTLAFIPKIVAVLIGLVVFGPWMLTTMLSYAMDIFENIHRFVN is encoded by the coding sequence ATGAGTCCAGAGTTTGTAATATCGATGGCTGAAAAAGGCGTTTATACCATTCTTTTAATTAGTGCACCCTTATTGCTATTAGCGTTAATTGTTGGGTTAATAGTTAGTATATTTCAAGCAACTACTCAAATACAAGAACAAACACTTGCATTCATACCTAAAATTGTAGCCGTGTTAATTGGACTTGTCGTATTTGGACCATGGATGTTAACGACAATGCTTTCGTATGCAATGGATATTTTTGAAAATATTCATCGGTTTGTGAATTAG
- the fliP gene encoding flagellar type III secretion system pore protein FliP (The bacterial flagellar biogenesis protein FliP forms a type III secretion system (T3SS)-type pore required for flagellar assembly.): MNDLLQALGNNDASTVATSVQLLLLLTVLSIAPAILIMMTSFTRIIIVLSFVRTSLATQQMPPNQVLIGLAMFLTFFIMAPTFGQINEQALTPLFNEEITLDEAYELATVPIKEFMSKHTRQKDLALFMDYTGMERPETLEDIPLTVLVPAFAISELKTAFQIGFMIFIPFLVIDMVVASVLMSMGMMMLPPVMISLPFKILLFVLVDGWYLVVKSLLQTF, from the coding sequence ATGAATGATTTATTACAAGCGTTAGGTAATAATGATGCTTCAACAGTCGCCACCTCTGTACAACTTCTATTACTATTAACTGTTTTATCAATAGCACCAGCAATATTAATAATGATGACAAGCTTTACTAGAATTATTATCGTATTATCTTTCGTTAGAACGTCTCTAGCTACTCAACAAATGCCACCAAACCAAGTACTAATTGGCCTGGCTATGTTTTTAACATTTTTTATTATGGCCCCGACTTTTGGTCAAATAAATGAACAAGCGTTAACCCCTTTATTTAATGAAGAAATTACGTTAGATGAGGCTTATGAGCTAGCGACCGTTCCTATTAAAGAATTTATGAGTAAACATACTAGACAAAAAGATTTAGCACTATTTATGGATTACACAGGAATGGAACGTCCAGAAACGTTAGAGGATATCCCTTTGACCGTTCTCGTTCCAGCATTTGCAATTAGTGAATTGAAAACAGCATTTCAAATTGGCTTTATGATTTTTATTCCATTTTTAGTAATCGATATGGTTGTTGCGAGTGTTCTTATGTCAATGGGGATGATGATGTTACCCCCAGTTATGATCTCGTTACCTTTTAAAATTTTACTATTTGTATTAGTGGATGGTTGGTATTTAGTAGTTAAATCATTATTGCAAACATTTTAA
- a CDS encoding flagellar biosynthetic protein FliO yields MYAHISKIFIVTISLLVIFPFSALGAEKGDGMLNELFDQESPSNQKTEANESTVSREGEERIEAFESPTITAWDFIKMFLTLGFVLLLLYFTLNFINKRNQWTGASKTVLNVGGTTLGNNKSVQLVKVGDSIFVLGVGDSINLLKEITNEEEKEVILNSYKDRTEGNLALNKVPIKQVWSKVTGTEEKGAPSISFFSLLKKQLGDISQERKKRMETIDRKVHDDE; encoded by the coding sequence TTGTATGCTCACATAAGTAAAATTTTTATTGTTACTATAAGTTTACTAGTCATCTTCCCTTTTTCTGCATTAGGTGCAGAAAAGGGAGATGGAATGCTAAATGAATTATTTGATCAGGAGAGTCCGTCTAATCAAAAGACGGAAGCTAATGAAAGTACTGTAAGTAGAGAAGGAGAAGAACGTATAGAAGCGTTTGAAAGCCCTACTATTACAGCATGGGATTTTATTAAAATGTTTCTCACATTAGGTTTTGTTTTACTATTACTATACTTTACTTTGAATTTTATTAATAAGCGTAATCAATGGACAGGTGCTAGCAAAACAGTACTTAATGTTGGAGGTACAACGTTAGGTAACAATAAATCAGTTCAACTAGTAAAAGTTGGAGACTCTATTTTCGTATTAGGGGTAGGAGATTCTATTAACCTACTGAAAGAAATTACGAATGAAGAGGAAAAAGAAGTGATCTTAAATTCTTATAAGGATCGAACAGAAGGCAATCTTGCACTAAATAAAGTTCCAATTAAGCAAGTGTGGAGTAAGGTGACAGGAACTGAAGAAAAGGGAGCTCCGTCTATTTCGTTTTTTTCTCTTTTAAAGAAACAATTAGGGGATATCTCTCAAGAGAGGAAAAAGAGAATGGAAACAATAGATAGGAAGGTCCACGACGATGAATGA
- a CDS encoding response regulator, with amino-acid sequence MGKTILIVDDAAFMRMMIKDILTKNGYDVVAEAADGVQAVEKYKEHHPDLVTMDITMPEMDGITALKEIKQINPNAKVIMCSAMGQQAMVIDAIQAGAKDFIVKPFQADRVIEAIHKTLS; translated from the coding sequence ATGGGAAAAACAATTTTAATTGTCGATGATGCAGCATTTATGAGAATGATGATAAAAGATATATTAACTAAAAATGGATATGATGTAGTGGCAGAGGCTGCCGATGGTGTACAAGCTGTTGAAAAATACAAAGAGCATCATCCGGACTTAGTTACGATGGATATAACGATGCCAGAAATGGATGGAATTACAGCATTAAAAGAAATTAAACAAATCAACCCGAATGCGAAAGTAATTATGTGTTCTGCAATGGGGCAACAGGCAATGGTAATTGATGCAATCCAAGCTGGAGCGAAAGACTTTATTGTTAAACCTTTCCAAGCAGATCGAGTTATTGAAGCAATTCATAAAACACTATCATAG
- the fliY gene encoding flagellar motor switch phosphatase FliY, giving the protein MNEGMLSQDEIDALLRGTNDDNDTSLLTKVKDLQDHFTEMEQDALGEIGNISFGSSATALSTLLNQKVEITTPKVTLVDQEELESEFPEPYVAIRVNYTDGFSGMNILVIEQKDAAIIADLMLGGNGHSPAELLDEIHLSAVQEAMNQMMGSAATSMSTVFSKKVDISPPSVLLLDFKVGEGKDEIPNDEMLVKVAFNLKIGTLIDSSIMQVLPLPFAKALVEELLNPGGVEPVVKEEVKVTNYNEVVTPEPSSDYRNEVVHESYRQPEQHTSVPQPQAAPLQQNVNVQRAEFTSFSEGPVQETGSNNLNMLLDIPLHLTVELGRTKRTVKDILDLSTGSIIELDKLAGEPVDILVNNKLIAQGEVVVIDESFGVRVTDIISQTDRIKKLR; this is encoded by the coding sequence ATGAATGAAGGCATGTTATCACAAGATGAAATAGATGCGCTACTTCGAGGTACGAACGATGATAACGATACGTCCCTCTTAACGAAAGTAAAAGATTTACAAGATCACTTTACGGAAATGGAGCAAGACGCCCTTGGAGAGATAGGTAATATCTCTTTTGGTAGTTCAGCAACAGCTCTATCAACCTTATTAAATCAAAAAGTAGAAATTACAACTCCTAAAGTTACATTAGTGGATCAAGAAGAGTTAGAATCAGAATTTCCGGAACCTTATGTAGCAATAAGAGTGAACTATACTGATGGTTTTTCCGGTATGAATATTCTCGTAATTGAACAGAAAGATGCTGCGATTATTGCAGATTTAATGTTAGGCGGAAATGGACACTCTCCAGCTGAATTATTAGATGAAATTCATTTAAGTGCTGTCCAAGAAGCGATGAATCAAATGATGGGATCGGCCGCCACTTCGATGTCTACTGTTTTTTCCAAAAAAGTAGATATATCGCCACCATCAGTCTTATTATTAGACTTTAAAGTCGGAGAAGGAAAAGACGAAATTCCGAATGATGAAATGCTTGTAAAAGTTGCTTTTAATTTAAAAATCGGTACGCTTATTGATTCATCTATTATGCAAGTATTACCATTGCCGTTTGCGAAAGCTCTAGTAGAGGAATTATTGAATCCTGGAGGGGTAGAACCTGTAGTTAAGGAAGAGGTTAAAGTAACTAACTACAATGAAGTGGTAACTCCTGAGCCTAGCTCCGACTATCGTAACGAAGTAGTACACGAGAGCTATAGGCAACCTGAACAGCACACAAGCGTTCCACAACCACAGGCTGCGCCATTACAACAAAACGTTAATGTTCAACGTGCTGAATTTACTTCTTTTTCAGAAGGACCTGTTCAAGAAACAGGATCAAACAACCTAAATATGTTACTAGATATTCCACTCCATTTAACAGTCGAATTAGGAAGAACAAAACGAACAGTTAAAGATATTTTAGATCTATCAACAGGATCTATTATTGAGTTAGATAAATTAGCTGGTGAACCAGTTGATATTTTAGTAAACAATAAATTAATTGCTCAAGGGGAAGTAGTTGTTATAGACGAAAGCTTTGGAGTAAGAGTAACTGACATCATAAGTCAAACAGACCGCATAAAAAAGTTACGCTAA